A genomic window from Accipiter gentilis chromosome 1, bAccGen1.1, whole genome shotgun sequence includes:
- the NABP1 gene encoding SOSS complex subunit B2 isoform X1: MSAASDTYLLIKDIKPGLKNLNVIFIVLEIGRVTKTKDGHEVRSCKVADKTGSITISVWDEIGGLIQPGDIIRLTKGYASLWKGCLTLYTGRGGELHKIGEFCMVYSEVPNFSEPNSEHVGQNKLAQGEQNNSSASSNMGSCTFGPLGNGLQTGPESSGFPFTYNHGHTYAGSGRGNGRGPVNPAPANSVQPFLPAVSNGRDPRRAFKR, translated from the exons ATGAGCGCGGCGAGCGATACGTACCTCCTCATAAAAGACATAAAACCCGGACTGAAAAACTTAAATGTCATCTTTATTGTGCTGGAGATCG GGCGAGTCACCAAGACGAAGGACGGGCACGAGGTGAGGTCCTGCAAAGTGGCGGACAAGACGGGCAGCATCACCATCTCCGTGTGGGACGAGATCGGCGGCCTCATCCAGCCGGGGGACATCATCCGCCTGACCAAAGG GTATGCATCTCTGTGGAAAGGATGCCTGACACTTTACACAGGACGAGGAGGCGAGCTGCATAAAATTGGGGA ATTCTGCATGGTATACTCAGAAGTGCCAAACTTCAGTGAGCCCAACTCGGAACACGTCGGGCAGAACAAACTG GCACAGGGTGAACAGAATAATAGTTCTGCATCAAGTAATATGGGTTCTTGTACTTTCGGGCCACTGG gAAATGGTTTACAAACTGGACCTGAATCAAGTGGATTTCCATTTACATATAATCATGGCCACACTTATGCAGGTAGTGGGAGAGGCAATGGACGAGGACCTGTAAATCCAGCACCAGCTAATAGTGTTCAGCCTTTTCTCCCTGCTGTCAGtaatgggagggacccacgcagAGCCTTTAAAAGATGA
- the NABP1 gene encoding SOSS complex subunit B2 isoform X2, with the protein MSAASDTYLLIKDIKPGLKNLNVIFIVLEIGRVTKTKDGHEVRSCKVADKTGSITISVWDEIGGLIQPGDIIRLTKGYASLWKGCLTLYTGRGGELHKIGEFCMVYSEVPNFSEPNSEHVGQNKLGEQNNSSASSNMGSCTFGPLGNGLQTGPESSGFPFTYNHGHTYAGSGRGNGRGPVNPAPANSVQPFLPAVSNGRDPRRAFKR; encoded by the exons ATGAGCGCGGCGAGCGATACGTACCTCCTCATAAAAGACATAAAACCCGGACTGAAAAACTTAAATGTCATCTTTATTGTGCTGGAGATCG GGCGAGTCACCAAGACGAAGGACGGGCACGAGGTGAGGTCCTGCAAAGTGGCGGACAAGACGGGCAGCATCACCATCTCCGTGTGGGACGAGATCGGCGGCCTCATCCAGCCGGGGGACATCATCCGCCTGACCAAAGG GTATGCATCTCTGTGGAAAGGATGCCTGACACTTTACACAGGACGAGGAGGCGAGCTGCATAAAATTGGGGA ATTCTGCATGGTATACTCAGAAGTGCCAAACTTCAGTGAGCCCAACTCGGAACACGTCGGGCAGAACAAACTG GGTGAACAGAATAATAGTTCTGCATCAAGTAATATGGGTTCTTGTACTTTCGGGCCACTGG gAAATGGTTTACAAACTGGACCTGAATCAAGTGGATTTCCATTTACATATAATCATGGCCACACTTATGCAGGTAGTGGGAGAGGCAATGGACGAGGACCTGTAAATCCAGCACCAGCTAATAGTGTTCAGCCTTTTCTCCCTGCTGTCAGtaatgggagggacccacgcagAGCCTTTAAAAGATGA